One Lepisosteus oculatus isolate fLepOcu1 chromosome 13, fLepOcu1.hap2, whole genome shotgun sequence genomic region harbors:
- the htr2b gene encoding 5-hydroxytryptamine receptor 2B, with protein sequence MLAKLQVTVAPAKTRKHTRNIDMPDQDCIAPLQGTHVQSPYLLALNTSGLANSSLPDMGEGSRQLQLRWPSLLIIMLIIPTIGGNILVILAVSLERKLQNATNFFLMSLAVADLLVGLFVMPIALVTVLFNSSWPLPRFLCPIWLFLDVLFSTASIMHLCAISLDRYIAIKKPIQHSQYKSRAKAMAKIAAVWLISIGIALPIPIKGLKNDHNTFNNDTCLLRIDCFREFILFGSLAAFFVPLTIMMIIYLLTIQVLQKKAYLLKSRASQRFSKSTVSTVFQRELPASSSPEKENVAMLDGSRNNQIPTNTNAVTGEEIPIRRMSAMGKKSMQNISNEQRASKVLGIVFFLFVVMWCPFFITNVTSVLCNSCTAIAGRLMDIFVWVGYISSGINPLVYTLFNKTFRKAFSRYITCNYGGTRPPKVHRRTLARISFRSSVTENSKFFMKHGMRNGISPVTYQSPLRLRSPPMQSSAAILLDTLLLTENEGGKQEQVSYV encoded by the exons ATGCTGGCCAAGCTCCAGGTTACTGTCGCACCAGCTAAGACGAGGAAACACACGCGGAACATCGACATGCCTGACCAAGACTGCATTGCTCCTCTACAAGGCACGCATGTGCAGAGTCCCTACCTGTTGGCACTGAACACTTCAGGGCTAGCCAACAGCTCTCTGCCTGACATGGGAGAGGGCTCCAGGCAGTTGCAGTTGCGCTGGCCCTCTTTGCTCATCATCATGCTCATCATCCCCACAATAGGGGGCAACATCCTGGTCATCCTGGCTGTCTCTCTGGAGAGGAAGCTACAGAATGCCACCAACTTCTTCCTGATGTCTCTGGCAGTGGCCGACTTGCTGGTGGGGCTCTTTGTGATGCCCATCGCCCTTGTCACAGTGCTTTTCA ACTCCAGCTGGCCCCTACCCAGGTTCCTCTGTCCCATCTGGTTATTCCTGGATGTTCTGTTCTCCACAGCCTCCATAATGCACCTCTGTGCCATCTCGTTGGATCGCTACATTGCCATCAAGAAACCCATCCAACACAGCCAATATAAATCCAGAGCAAAAGCTATGGCAAAAATTGCAGCCGTTTGGCTCATATCCATTG GTATTGCCTTACCCATTCCAATCAAAGGCCTTAAAAATGATCATAACACCTTCAACAACGACACCTGTCTACTGAGGATTGACTGTTTCAGGGAATTCATCCTCTTTGGCTCTTTGGCAGCCTTCTTTGTTCCCCTGACCATCATGATGATTATTTATCTGCTGACCATTCAGGTGCTGCAGAAGAAAGCCTATCTGCTCAAGTCCAGGGCATCCCAGCGCTTCTCCAAATCAACAGTGTCTACTGTCTTCCAAAGAGAGCTACCAGCAAGCTCATCCCCAGAGAAGGAGAATGTAGCCATGCTTGATGGCTCCAGAAATAATCAGATTCCAACCAACACAAATGCTGTGACGGGGGAGGAAATTCCCATCAGAAGAATGTCTGCAATGGGCAAGAAGTCCATGCAGAATATCAGCAATGAGCAACGGGCATCCAAAGTCTTGGGCATTGTCTTCTTCCTCTTTGTGGTCATGTGGTGCCCATTCTTCATCACCAATGTTACTTCAGTTCTTTGCAACTCATGCACTGCTATTGCTGGCAGGCTGATGGATATCTTTGTATGGGTTGGCTACATCTCCTCTGGTATCAACCCTCTGGTGTACACGCTCTTTAACAAGACATTCCGGAAGGCTTTTAGTCGCTACATTACTTGTAACTATGGTGGGACTAGGCCTCCTAAAGTGCATCGCAGGACACTGGCCCGGATTTCCTTTCGCTCATCTGTGACAGAGAACTCAAAATTTTTCATGAAGCACGGAATGAGAAATGGGATCAGTCCTGTGACATACCAGAGTCCATTACGGCTGCGGTCTCCACCTATGCAGTCTTCTGCGGCCATTCTTTTAGACACGCTGCTTCTAACTGAGAATGAAGGTGGCAAACAGGAGCAGGTCAGCTATGTGTAG